Proteins encoded within one genomic window of Gambusia affinis linkage group LG09, SWU_Gaff_1.0, whole genome shotgun sequence:
- the LOC122837448 gene encoding uncharacterized protein LOC122837448 gives MIRKLTALILLTAASLTQTNEVPHQITLKVVEVGGNVTLHCPRSSKEGNFFQWYKQPLGHMLQTVATSVHGQQKLTEQFPNNRFKFTAGDSQYSLTIKDIIKEDEATYFCQSGRAYSLSFSSEIYLAVHDCESRTLTHVRQSPGTSVQEGDKVNLHCSLHFSSRDNTSHNPSDYIVYWFRAGFGESYLSFIYTQKNRSSNSSCVSQLSKTIQNSSDTGIYYCAVVTCGKILFGEGTKVETGKPLEPLLIVLGLLLGLCVIVISILIFSRD, from the exons ATGATTAGAAAACTGACTGCTTTGATTCTTCTGACTGCAGCAT CTCTGACTCAAACTAATGAGGTTCCTCATCAGATCACTTTGAAAGTGGTTGAAGTTGGTGGGAATGTTACTCTGCATTGTCCAAGATCAAGCAAGGAAGGCAACTTCTTCCAATGGTACAAGCAGCCGCTTGGACATATGCTCCAGACAGTTGCTACATCAGTTCATGGCCAACAGAAACTGACTGAACAATTTCCCAACAATCGCTTTAAATTTACAGCAGGAGATTCTCAATACTCTCTTACTATCAAGGATATCATTAAAGAGGATGAAGCTACATATTTCTGTCAAAGTGGAAGAGCTTATTCCCTGAGTTTTTCTTCAGAGATATACTTGGCCGTACATG ATTGTGAAAGTCGAACACTGACTCATGTCAGACAATCTCCAGGAACATCAGTCCAGGAGGGGGACAAAGTTAATCTCCACTGTTCTCTTCACTTCAGCAGTAGAGACAACACCAGTCATAATCCATCTGATTACATTGTGTACTGGTTCAGAGCTGGATTTGGAGAATCCTatctgagttttatttacaCCCAGAAGAACAGGAGTAGTAATAGTAGCTGTGTCTCCCAGCTGTCCAAAACTATACAGAACTCCTCAGATACTGGGATATATTACTGTGCTGTGGTCACATGTGGGAAGATCTTGTTTGGAGAAGGAACTAAAGTAGAGACAG GTAAACCTTTGGAACCTCTTCTAATTGTCTTGGGTTTGCTGTTGGGTCTTTGTGTGATTGTGATTTCAATTCTTATATTCTCCAGAGATTAA
- the LOC122837451 gene encoding uncharacterized protein LOC122837451: MHFATMIRKLTALILLTAASLTQTNEVPHQITLKVVEVGGNVTLHCPRSSKEGNFFQWYKQPLGHMLQTVATSVHGQQKLTEQFPNNRFKFTAGDSQYSLTIKDIIKEDEATYFCQSGKAYSLSFSSEIYLAVHDCESRTLTHVRQTPETTSVQEGDKVNLHCSLHFSSRDNTSHNPSDYNLYWFRAGFGESQLSFIYTKKNRSSNSSCVSQLSKTIQNSSDTGIYYCAVVTCGKILFGEGTKVKMSSQFNPAVLVLSVLLACCVTLIISLIVYIKLKVCGHFEGRFVMYRTLPKTKL; encoded by the exons atgcattttgccACAATGATTAGAAAACTGACTGCTTTGATTCTTCTGACTGCAGCAT CTCTGACTCAAACTAATGAGGTTCCTCATCAGATCACTTTGAAAGTGGTTGAAGTTGGTGGGAATGTTACTCTGCATTGTCCAAGATCAAGCAAGGAAGGAAACTTCTTCCAATGGTACAAGCAGCCGCTTGGACATATGCTCCAGACAGTTGCTACATCAGTTCATGGCCAACAGAAACTGACTGAACAATTTCCCAACAATCGCTTTAAATTTACAGCAGGAGATTCTCAATACTCTCTTACTATCAAGGATATCATTAAAGAGGATGAAGCTACATATTTCTGTCAAAGTGGAAAAGCTTATTCCCTGAGTTTTTCTTCAGAGATATACTTGGCCGTACACG ATTGTGAAAGTCGAACACTGACTCATGTCAGACAAACTCCAGAAACAACATCAGTCCAGGAGGGGGACAAAGTTAATCTCCACTGTTCTCTTCACTTCAGCAGTAGAGACAACACCAGTCATAATCCATCGGATTACAATTTGTACTGGTTCAGAGCTGGATTTGGAGAATCCCAACTGAGTTTTATTTACACCAAGAAGAACAGGAGCAGTAATAGTAGCTGTGTCTCCCAGCTGTCCAAAACTATACAGAACTCCTCAGATACTGGGATATATTACTGTGCTGTGGTCACATGTGGAAAGATCTTGTTTGGAGAAGGAACTAAAGTAAAGATGA GTTCACAATTCAATCCAGCTGTTCTTGTACTTAGTGTGCTGTTGGCGTGCTGTGTGACGCTAATTATTTCTCTTATTGTatacataaaactaaaagtttgtGGACATTTTGAAGGTAGGTTTGTCATGTACAGAACTCTTCCAAAAACAAAG ttgtAG
- the LOC122837450 gene encoding uncharacterized protein LOC122837450 — MIRKLTALILLTAASLTQTNEVPHQITLKVVEVDCESRTLTQVRQTPGTSVQEGDKVNLHCSLNPSSRDNTSHNPSDYNVYWFRAGFGESHLSFIYTQKNRSSNSSCVSQLSKTIQNSSDTGIYYCAVVTCGKILFGEGTKVEMSSQFNPAVLVLSVLLACCVTLIISLIVYIKLKVCGHFEGPSGRQKTLGNQPNDTGAHGDEANYVALNFSTRKTRGVKKRTEPPPECVYSAVRGGRPTLHEMS, encoded by the exons ATGATTAGAAAACTGACTGCTTTGATTCTTCTGACTGCAGCAT CTCTGACTCAAACTAATGAGGTTCCTCATCAGATCACTTTGAAAGTGGTTGAAGTTG ATTGTGAAAGTCGAACACTGACTCAAGTCAGACAAACTCCAGGAACATCAGTCCAGGAGGGGGACAAAGTTAATCTCCACTGTTCTCTTAACCCCAGCAGTAGAGACAACACCAGTCATAATCCATCTGATTACAATGTGTACTGGTTCAGAGCTGGATTTGGAGAATCCCATCTAAGTTTTATTTACACCCAGAAGAACAGGAGCAGTAATAGTAGCTGTGTCTCCCAGCTGTCCAAAACTATACAGAACTCCTCAGATACTGGGATATATTACTGTGCTGTGGTCACATGTGGAAAGATCTTGTTTGGAGAAGGAACTAAAGTAGAGATGA GTTCACAATTCAATCCAGCTGTTCTTGTACTTAGTGTGCTGTTGGCGTGCTGTGTGACGCTAATTATTTCTCTTATTGTatacataaaactaaaagtttgtGGACATTTTGAAG GCCCGTCTGGACGGCAGAAGACACTAGGAAACCAACCAAATGACACA GGTGCTCATGGAGATGAAGCCAATTATGTAGCTCTTAATTTCTCCACAAGGAAGACAAGAGGTGTAAAGAAGAGAACAGAACCACCACCAGAGTGTGTGTACTCAGCTGTAAGAGGAGGTCGTCCCACACTGCATGAAATGTCTTAG
- the LOC122837447 gene encoding uncharacterized protein LOC122837447: MASLSQTNEIPHQTLLELVEVGGNVTLHCPVPKTGRTHFYWYKQPLGHMLQTVASGSLTKQKLSEQFNNSRFNLTAEDSQYSLTIKNISKEDEATYFCQSGTAYVKHFAAGIYLVVNDHECRTLTHVRQTPETTSVQEGDTVNLHCSLLSKTSVNSGQCPAKNNVYWFRVGFGASHSSFIYTNKNSSDAQQRSCVYRLSKTIQNSSDSGKYYCAVVTCGKILFGEGTKVETCKSNKFYLFVLVLSVLLACCVTLIVALIVYIKRSVVGHCEETQLLQRLREEWLLRHPQSTLSAKQLVAQCSNIRKRQLLSQLEIDEAQHKRYGEEEEPGCQRGRGLTTSPRPEREYAATMTETELNEAATDLRNRIITGMTDRPPRRQLQRLSEIENVKQMKESQV; the protein is encoded by the exons ATGGCTT ccctGAGTCAGACTAATGAAATTCCTCATCAGACCCTTTTGGAACTGGTTGAAGTTGGTGGGAATGTTACTCTGCATTGTCCAGTTCCAAAGACGGGGCGCACCCACTTCTATTGGTACAAGCAGCCACTTGGACATATGCTCCAGACAGTTGCTTCAGGAAGCTTgactaaacaaaaactgagtgAACAGTTTAACAACAGTCGCTTTAATTTAACAGCGGAGGATTCTCAGTACTCTCTTACTATCAAGAATATCAGTAAAGAGGATGAAGCAACATATTTCTGTCAAAGTGGGACTGCatatgtaaagcattttgctgCAGGGATCTACTTGGTTGTAAACG ATCATGAATGTCGAACACTGACTCATGTCAGACAAACTCCAGAGACAACATCAGTCCAGGAGGGGGACACAGTTAATCTCCACTGTTCTCTTCTCTCCAAGACGTCTGTAAACTCTGGTCAATGTCCAGCTAAAAACAATGTGTACTGGTTCAGAGTCGGATTCGGAGCCTCCCATTCAAGCTTTATTTACACtaacaaaaacagcagtgaTGCTCAGCAGAGGAGCTGTGTCTACCGACTGTCAAAAACTATACAGAACTCCTCAGATAGTGGAAAATATTACTGTGCTGTGGTCACATGTGGGAAGATCTTGTTTGGAGAAGGAACTAAAGTGGAAACATGTAAGTCaaataaattctatttatt TGTTCTTGTACTTAGTGTGCTGTTGGCGTGCTGCGTGACTCTAATTGTTGCTCTTATTGTCTACATAAAACGATCAGTTGTTGGACATTGTGAAG AAACGCAACT actgcaaagactgagggaggaaTGGTTACTTCGACATCCCCAGTCCACACTAAGTGCTAAACAGCTAGTAGCTCAGTGTTCCAACATCCGCAAACGGCAGCTGCTATCACAGCTTGAGATTGACGAAGCACAACACAAACGCTACGGCGAAGAGGAGGAACCTGGATGTcagagagggcggggcttaacTACAAGCCCCCGCCCAGAGAGGGAGTATGCAGCCACAATGACGGAAACAGAGCTGAACGAGGCTGCAACGGACCTGAGAAATAGAATCATAAcaggaatgacagacagacCTCCTCGGCGCCAATTACAACGGCTGAGTGAAATTGAGAATGTGAAGCAGATgaaagagtctcaggtatga
- the LOC122837452 gene encoding uncharacterized protein LOC122837452 has translation MSKRLCALVVLTIASLTQTNEVPHQITLKVVEVGGNVTLHCPRSNKEGNFIHWYKQPLGHMLQTVATSVLNKPKLNEKFSNNRFNFTAQYSLTIKDIIKEDEATYFCQSGTAYFQSFSTGIYLAVHDCKSRTLTQVRQTPETISVQEGDKVNLHCSLHSSSRDNTRHNPSDYNVHWFRAGFGESHLSFIYTQKNRSSNSSCVSQLSKTIQNSSDTGIYYCAVVTCGKILFGEGTKVEMSSQFNPAVLVLSVLLACCVTLIISLIVYIKLKVYGHFEGANTGPSGRQKTLGNKQSNTVSLVATMRQI, from the exons ATGAGCAAAAGACTGTGTGCTCTGGTTGTTCTCACTATAGCTT ctctgacTCAAACTAATGAGGTTCCTCATCAGATCACTTTGAAAGTGGTTGAAGTTGGTGGGAATGTTACTCTGCATTGTCCAAGATCAAACAAGGAAGGAAACTTCATCCACTGGTACAAGCAGCCACTTGGACATATGCTCCAGACAGTTGCTACATCAGTTTTAAACAAACCGAAGCTGAATGAAAAATTTTCCAACAATCGCTTTAATTTTACAGCTCAATACTCTCTTACTATCAAGGATATCATTAAAGAGGATGAAGCTACATATTTCTGTCAAAGTGGAACTGcttattttcagagtttttctacAGGGATATACTTGGCCGTACACG attGTAAAAGTCGAACACTGACTCAAGTCAGACAAACTCCAGAAACAATATCAGTCCAGGAGGGGGACAAAGTTAATCTCCACTGTTCTCTTCACTCCAGCAGTAGAGACAACACCAGACATAATCCATCTGATTACAATGTTCACTGGTTCAGAGCTGGATTTGGAGAATCCCatctgagttttatttacaCCCAGAAGAACAGGAGCAGTAATAGTAGCTGTGTCTCCCAGCTGTCCAAAACTATACAGAACTCCTCAGATACTGGGATATATTACTGTGCTGTGGTCACATGTGGAAAGATCTTGTTTGGAGAAGGAACTAAAGTAGAGATGA GTTCACAATTCAATCCAGCTGTTCTTGTACTTAGTGTGCTGTTGGCGTGCTGTGTGACGCTAATTATTTCTCTTATTGTatacataaaactaaaagtttatGGACATTTTGAAG GGGCAAATACAGGCCCGTCTGGACGGCAGAAGACATTGGGAAACAAACAAAGTAACACAGTAAGTCTGGTTGCCACAATGCGtcaaatttaa